From the genome of Nitrosomonas sp. Is79A3:
AAATAACGATTAACATGTGTGGCCACGGCGGTTTGACCTTCTTCCAGCGCAGCCCGGATCCGTGTCCAGATATCTTGCTGAGAGATCTGCCCGCTGGAAATAAGCGCTTGAAAAATGGGTGTGCAACTATCCGGCATGCTGGTAGGCGTAGACCACAATGATCGCGCGTCCGTCAGTGCCGTTTTATCAGAGGCACTCAGGCGGCGCTGATAGTAATAGCACAATAGCTCGGTATCCTTATTGCCCAGCAGTGGGTATTCAGCGTCAAAAAGCTGCCATTGTTGATTTTTTCCCAGTATCTTGAGCCAGTCGGCCCGCAACCGGTCTGCAACCAGACTGCCTTCGTGCCGCTGCAAAAAATTTCTGATCGTTGCGATATCGGTCGTTTGCAACACCATGCGGAATTGATAATATTCGACATAAGGCCATAGCGCGTGGCGCTGCAACCGTCTGGCATAATCGTCTAGGCGCTTCGCATCGCCAGTCTGGAATGCCTGCCGGGCGGCAAGAAAATCGCTGTCCTGGTTTGCTGATAACGTTCCAGCATAAGCTAAAAGGATTAATCCAAAAAGGTAATTTCTCATAGCTAATAAAGTACAACCAATGGAGACTACAATAAAGAGACGGAAACGAGCACTCTGCAATCAATCCGGATTATCGCAGCAGCGCCGCGATAATCCAGTGTCATGCTTCAAGTTGATGTGAAATTTTAACGGCCAGTCTATAAACCGGCAATAACTTTCAAATGACGCCCTGACCCAGCATGGCTTCGGCTACTTTAACAAAACCAGCGATATTGGCGCCATCCACATAATTAACGCTGCCATCGGGTTTGGTGCCGTACTTCAGGCAGGATTTGTGAATTGCCTGCATAATTTCCTGCAAGCGCACATCCACTTCTTCCCGTGACCAGGACATGCGCATTGCATTTTGGCTCATTTCCAGCCCGGACGTTGCCACACCGCCCGCATTACTCGCTTTACCCGGCGCATACAGTACCTTGTTATGGATAAAACACTCAACGGCTTCCGCAGTTGATGGCATGTTGGCGCCTTCTGCAACACAAATAACACCATTTTTAACCAGGGTTTGCGCGTCCTCGCCATTGATTTCATTTTGTGTCGCGCACGGCAATGCCACTTGCACTGGCACATGCCAAGGTTTTACACCCGGCAAGTAAGTTACATTGACACGTTTGGCATATTCATCCAGACGCGCATACAAATGATTTTTTACTTCGACCAAGACCGCCAGTTTTTCCGGGGTAAAGCCAGCTTCATCCACAATCGTGCCGCTGGAATCGGATACAGTAACCACCTTGGCGCCTTGCGACATCGCTTTTTCCACGGCAAATTGCGCGACATTGCCCGAACCGGAAACAGAAACACGCATGCCTTCCAGATAACGCCCGGCATGCCTCAACACTTCCTG
Proteins encoded in this window:
- the gdhA gene encoding NADP-specific glutamate dehydrogenase, producing the protein MKYKSLQEFSAYVAERNPNQPEYMQAVTEVVESLWPFIMEHPRYAEHGLLDRLVEPERVIIFRVSWVDDHGEVKVNRGYRIQHSSSIGPYKGGVRFHPSVNLSILKFLAFEQTFKNALTTLPMGGGKGGSDFDPKGKSPGEIMRFCQAFMSELFRHIGSDTDVPAGDIGVGGREVGFMAGMMKKLSNRADCVFTGKGLSFGGSLIRPEATGYGTVYFAQEVLRHAGRYLEGMRVSVSGSGNVAQFAVEKAMSQGAKVVTVSDSSGTIVDEAGFTPEKLAVLVEVKNHLYARLDEYAKRVNVTYLPGVKPWHVPVQVALPCATQNEINGEDAQTLVKNGVICVAEGANMPSTAEAVECFIHNKVLYAPGKASNAGGVATSGLEMSQNAMRMSWSREEVDVRLQEIMQAIHKSCLKYGTKPDGSVNYVDGANIAGFVKVAEAMLGQGVI